Part of the Phycisphaerales bacterium genome, TCATGAGAAGGTTTCGTCCGAACCCCACGAGACGCCGTCCATACATGTGAAGATCGCGTCCACACATGGGAAAGTCGCGCCCACACATGTGAAAGTCTCGTCCACACATGGGAAAGTCGCGCCCGCACATGTGAAAGTCGCGCCCGCACATGGAAAACTCGGATCCTGCGCCCTCCTTCTCGGACCAGGACCCCCGCTGGCGGCATCGCCAGGCCGGTTCTCCCGAGCAAACATCGATCAGATGGCGTCGCCCGTCTTCACGAGCCACGGCCCGTGCCAGCGGGCCGATAAACTCCGCCCATGCCCGACGCCCTGACTTCCCTCTTCTCGACCGCGCTGCCGGCCCTGGATGCCCTCGCCCCCGTGCTGTCGATGCTGGCCGACGACCCGGTCGCGCCCGCCTCCTCCACGCCCGAGAACGTCGCCTTCTTCAGCGCCGCCGGGCTCATCGCGCTGCTCACGCTGACGACGCTCGAGGTCGTGCTGGGCATCGACAACGTGGTCTTCATCGCCATCCTGGCCAACCGCCTGCCCAAGGAGCAGCAGGCCAGGGCCCGCACCGTGGGCCTGATCCTGGCGATGGTCATGCGGCTGATCCTCTTGGCCCTCGCGTTCCTGATCATCCAGCTCAACGAGCCCTTCTACACAATCCCCTGGATCGAGATCGAGCTGTCGGGCAAGAGCCTGATCCTGCTGGGTGGCGGGCTGTTCCTGATCGCCAAGGCGACGATGGAGCTGCACCACATGGTCGAGGAGGGCGGGGCGAACAAGGACGACCCCAGCGCCCGGCCGGGCATCAAGAAGCAGGCGGCGGCGACGTTCGGCAGCGTGCTGGTGCAGGTGCTGCTGCTGGACCTGGTGTTCTCGCTGGACTCGGTCATCACCGCCGTGGGCATGACCAGCAACTACGCCATCATGGCCACGGCGGTCATCATCGCCATCGGCGTCATGATCGCCTTCGCCGGGCCGATCGCCCGCTTCGTGCAGAAGCACCCGACGATGAAGACGCTCGCGCTGGCCTTCCTGGTGCTGATCGGCGTCCTGCTCGTCGCCGAGGGCGCGGGCCAGCACCTGCCCCGCGGCTACATCTACTTCGCGATGGCCTTCGCGCTGATCGTCGAGATCATCAACATGAAGGCCGGGCACCGCAAGGCGAAGAAGAACCTGCCCGAGGCGGCGCAGGAGCCCCAGATGCCGGCGTAGTCCTGCCACGGGTCGCGAAGCCAATCGAGCCGTCTCCCAGCTCGGCAGATTGTGGCTCGGCGGCAGGCCTGCAGCGACCAGCAACGCCGGACATAGACGGCAAGAGCTGTCACCGAGACTGCGCTAGCTGCGAAGTTGACCGCGCAGCCTTCACGAACGGTCGATTTCATCGTGATGCCGGCCACGCTCGCTCAAGAACCACTGTCATTGACCCATCATCAACTGCAGCGCTCGCCTGTGACACCACGCGGCTGAGTCACCCGCGAAACCCTGGATCATGTCGCCAGCGAGCGTGCCCTCTATGAGAGGCCAGATTTCGGAGACACGAGGAAACTGATCAGGCAGGGGGTTCTCGACTTCGTCGATATATACCGCGAGCGACCAGAACACGAGTTCGGACATCTCAAGCAAGAACCAGTGTCGCTCTTGCTCGTCGAGGCTGGCGT contains:
- a CDS encoding TerC family protein, giving the protein MPDALTSLFSTALPALDALAPVLSMLADDPVAPASSTPENVAFFSAAGLIALLTLTTLEVVLGIDNVVFIAILANRLPKEQQARARTVGLILAMVMRLILLALAFLIIQLNEPFYTIPWIEIELSGKSLILLGGGLFLIAKATMELHHMVEEGGANKDDPSARPGIKKQAAATFGSVLVQVLLLDLVFSLDSVITAVGMTSNYAIMATAVIIAIGVMIAFAGPIARFVQKHPTMKTLALAFLVLIGVLLVAEGAGQHLPRGYIYFAMAFALIVEIINMKAGHRKAKKNLPEAAQEPQMPA